A single region of the Gemmatimonadaceae bacterium genome encodes:
- a CDS encoding CoA-binding protein codes for MPPHAPAAADGWRSHLLSTDEAIHAALARVHTIAVVGIKPEETGAPAWYVPEYTQRAGYRIIPVPVYYPEMTTVLGEPVHRALRDVPTPVDTVQLFRRPADIPPHLDDILALHPALVWMQLGIRHDAVAESLARAGIDVVQDRCMLVELRAMGR; via the coding sequence ATGCCCCCTCACGCCCCCGCCGCCGCTGATGGCTGGCGCAGCCACCTGCTCTCCACCGACGAGGCCATCCACGCCGCCCTCGCCCGCGTGCACACCATCGCCGTCGTCGGCATCAAGCCCGAGGAGACCGGCGCGCCCGCCTGGTATGTGCCCGAGTACACACAGCGGGCCGGCTACCGGATCATCCCGGTCCCCGTCTACTACCCGGAGATGACGACGGTCCTCGGCGAACCCGTCCATCGCGCCCTGCGCGACGTGCCGACGCCGGTCGACACCGTCCAGCTCTTCCGGCGCCCAGCCGACATCCCGCCCCACCTCGACGACATCCTCGCCCTCCATCCGGCGCTCGTCTGGATGCAGCTCGGCATCCGCCACGACGCCGTCGCCGAGTCACTGGCGCGGGCCGGCATCGATGTCGTGCAGGACCGCTGCATGCTCGTCGAGCTCCGGGCCATGGGGCGCTGA
- a CDS encoding saccharopine dehydrogenase NADP-binding domain-containing protein, with the protein MRFLVLGRGAQGSACAFDLLRSPGVSEVRIADLDVSSLPSFLPSGDPRLKAVSIDVRDRGAMLAQMGEVDAVLSAIPYYFNGELAALAVQAGVHFADLGGNTEIVFKQKDLHEAAKLKGVTVVPDTGLAPGMINVLAEHGIRAMDSVESVKLFVGGLPQHPVPPLNYQIVYSIEGVLDYYSTLSWVVRDGKRVQVTALSELEPVEFGGSIGTLEAFHTAGGLSTMAWRYEGTIPVMEYKTLRYPGHAQMMAAMRDLGLYDTEPVDVKGTKVVPRDVFIATVGPKLRKPGGTDLVALRVVVTGTKDGAPATRQYDLLDYYDAEHGITAMMRVTGYTLSITGQLMASRALASGVYTPDEVFPGDRYIAELATRGINITVS; encoded by the coding sequence ATGCGATTTCTCGTACTTGGCCGCGGCGCACAGGGCTCCGCCTGTGCCTTCGACCTGCTCCGCAGTCCCGGCGTCTCCGAGGTTCGGATTGCCGACCTCGACGTCTCGTCGCTGCCGTCGTTCCTTCCCTCGGGCGATCCGAGACTGAAGGCAGTGTCGATCGACGTGCGCGATCGTGGCGCGATGCTGGCGCAGATGGGCGAGGTGGATGCCGTGCTCAGCGCCATTCCCTACTACTTCAACGGCGAGCTCGCGGCCCTCGCCGTCCAGGCCGGCGTGCACTTCGCCGACCTCGGCGGCAACACCGAGATCGTGTTCAAGCAGAAGGACCTGCATGAGGCGGCCAAGCTGAAGGGGGTTACGGTCGTCCCCGACACCGGCCTCGCGCCCGGCATGATCAACGTGCTGGCCGAGCACGGCATCCGCGCCATGGACAGCGTCGAGAGCGTCAAGCTGTTCGTCGGCGGCCTGCCGCAGCACCCGGTACCGCCGCTGAACTACCAGATCGTGTACTCGATCGAGGGTGTGCTCGACTACTACTCGACCCTGTCGTGGGTGGTTCGCGATGGCAAGCGTGTGCAGGTCACCGCGCTGTCGGAGCTCGAGCCGGTGGAGTTCGGCGGTTCGATCGGGACGCTCGAGGCATTCCACACGGCCGGCGGGCTCTCCACGATGGCGTGGCGGTATGAAGGCACGATCCCGGTGATGGAATACAAGACGCTGCGCTATCCCGGCCATGCGCAGATGATGGCCGCGATGCGGGACCTGGGGCTCTACGACACGGAGCCGGTGGATGTGAAGGGCACGAAGGTCGTGCCGCGCGACGTGTTCATCGCCACCGTCGGGCCGAAGCTCCGCAAGCCGGGCGGCACCGACCTGGTGGCGCTGCGCGTGGTGGTGACCGGCACGAAGGATGGTGCCCCTGCCACCCGCCAGTACGACCTGCTGGACTACTACGATGCCGAGCACGGGATCACGGCGATGATGCGCGTGACGGGCTACACCCTGTCGATCACCGGGCAGCTGATGGCCTCCCGGGCGCTGGCCTCGGGAGTCTACACGCCGGACGAGGTGTTCCCGGGTGATCGCTACATCGCCGAACTCGCGACGCGCGGGATCAACATCACTGTTTCGTAA